In the genome of Tannockella kyphosi, one region contains:
- a CDS encoding F0F1 ATP synthase subunit epsilon, which yields MKKFRLKIVTPKGIYRDEEVEMLNLRTTSGQIGILADHMPLAAGLAIGDMNYLIEGQKKHFALSGGFVYVNEECTTIIANTIESSEDIDLDRAQKAHDRATKIMTQKQDQIDMLRAQRALQRAVTRIRVKELG from the coding sequence ATGAAAAAATTTCGTTTAAAAATAGTTACTCCTAAAGGAATCTATCGTGATGAGGAAGTAGAGATGTTAAATCTTAGAACAACTTCTGGACAAATTGGAATTCTTGCAGACCACATGCCTTTGGCTGCTGGATTAGCAATCGGAGATATGAATTATCTTATTGAAGGTCAAAAAAAGCATTTTGCATTATCAGGTGGATTTGTTTATGTAAATGAAGAATGTACTACGATTATCGCGAATACAATAGAATCAAGTGAGGATATTGATTTAGATAGAGCTCAAAAAGCTCATGATCGTGCTACAAAAATAATGACACAAAAACAAGATCAAATCGATATGCTTAGAGCACAAAGAGCACTGCAAAGAGCAGTGACTCGTATAAGAGTAAAAGAATTAGGTTAG